One segment of Mycolicibacterium neworleansense DNA contains the following:
- a CDS encoding DUF4383 domain-containing protein: MIVGVLFLIVGVLGFIPGITTGYDDLTWAGHHSEAMLLGVFNVSVLHNLVHLAFGAVGVIMARRVTTARAYLIGGGLIYAVLWLYGLVIDIDSAANFIPVNTADNWLHFGLALVMIAMGLVLGRVATPTSGFGTGAPGTVE, from the coding sequence ATGATCGTCGGGGTCCTTTTCCTCATCGTCGGTGTGCTGGGGTTCATCCCGGGCATCACCACCGGCTACGACGACCTCACCTGGGCCGGTCACCATTCCGAGGCCATGCTGCTCGGGGTGTTCAACGTCTCGGTGCTGCACAACCTCGTGCACCTGGCATTCGGAGCGGTCGGTGTGATCATGGCCCGCCGAGTGACCACGGCGCGGGCCTATCTGATCGGCGGCGGCCTGATCTATGCCGTGCTGTGGCTCTACGGCCTGGTCATCGACATCGACAGTGCGGCCAACTTCATTCCGGTCAACACCGCTGACAACTGGCTGCACTTCGGCTTGGCACTCGTCATGATCGCGATGGGTCTGGTGTTAGGCCGGGTTGCGACGCCCACCAGCGGGTTCGGCACCGGGGCCCCCGGCACGGTCGAGTAG
- a CDS encoding CDGSH iron-sulfur domain-containing protein: MTERRAVRIVEGGPILVEGPVHIELPDGTTVESDRFMVAICTCRRSKTYPLCDTSHRKVRRSGKRTA, encoded by the coding sequence ATGACCGAGCGGCGGGCCGTGCGGATCGTCGAAGGCGGACCGATCCTTGTCGAGGGGCCGGTGCACATCGAGCTACCCGATGGGACGACCGTGGAATCGGATCGGTTCATGGTGGCCATCTGTACGTGCCGCCGGTCCAAGACCTACCCGCTGTGCGACACCAGCCACCGCAAGGTCAGGCGGTCAGGCAAGCGGACGGCATAG
- a CDS encoding SDR family oxidoreductase, producing MEPGKDTVISYPGHTADMPGQPRDEMADYVGRGLLDGKRALITGGDSGIGRAVAIAFAKEGADVAIAYLEEHDDAMHTASLVEQAGRRCLRLPGDLSHPEQCRAAVSRTAGALGGLDVLVNNVAYQSPTESFTDITDEQWRHTFAVNIDSFFHVTKAALDHLPDGGAIINTASINGLRGNKTLMDYSATKGAVIALTYSLAQALAERRIRVNCVAPGPVWTPLIPATMDSGRVESFGEHTPFSRAAQPDEIAPSYVFFAANQLSSYYSGEVLAPLGGETLPG from the coding sequence ATGGAGCCTGGCAAGGACACGGTCATCAGCTATCCGGGCCACACCGCGGACATGCCGGGACAGCCGCGTGACGAAATGGCCGACTACGTCGGTCGCGGATTGCTCGACGGTAAACGCGCACTGATCACCGGGGGCGATTCGGGAATCGGCCGGGCGGTGGCGATCGCGTTTGCCAAGGAGGGCGCCGACGTCGCGATCGCCTATCTGGAGGAACACGACGACGCGATGCACACCGCGTCGCTGGTGGAGCAGGCAGGCCGGCGTTGCCTGCGCCTTCCGGGTGACCTGTCCCACCCCGAACAGTGCCGGGCCGCGGTCAGCCGCACTGCGGGTGCCCTCGGCGGACTCGACGTGCTGGTGAACAACGTCGCCTACCAATCGCCCACCGAGAGCTTCACCGACATCACCGATGAGCAGTGGCGGCACACCTTCGCGGTCAACATCGACAGCTTCTTCCACGTCACCAAGGCGGCCCTGGATCATCTGCCGGACGGCGGCGCCATCATCAACACCGCATCGATAAACGGGCTGCGCGGCAATAAGACCCTGATGGACTATTCGGCGACCAAAGGTGCCGTCATCGCCCTCACCTACTCGCTGGCACAGGCCCTGGCCGAGCGACGGATCCGCGTCAACTGCGTGGCGCCCGGGCCGGTGTGGACCCCGCTGATACCGGCCACCATGGATTCGGGGCGCGTCGAATCGTTCGGTGAGCACACACCTTTCAGCCGTGCGGCGCAACCCGATGAGATCGCCCCGTCGTACGTGTTCTTCGCCGCCAACCAGCTCTCGTCGTACTACAGCGGGGAGGTCCTGGCCCCGTTGGGCGGCGAGACCCTGCCCGGATGA
- the usfY gene encoding protein UsfY, which translates to MKGPDDPVDHTRTTRPHAGESMKDNRNMPALVLIGLGVVMFVACLFGFATGNTGVGVVLAILAAVGLLGGGLWLAIAHLRVRRIEERWYAEHPDVIRQTPNS; encoded by the coding sequence ATGAAGGGTCCCGACGATCCTGTCGACCACACACGAACAACCAGGCCGCATGCCGGCGAGTCGATGAAGGACAATCGCAACATGCCCGCACTGGTCCTCATCGGACTGGGTGTGGTGATGTTCGTCGCGTGCCTGTTCGGGTTCGCCACAGGCAACACCGGCGTAGGCGTAGTGCTCGCGATCCTGGCCGCGGTGGGCCTGCTCGGTGGTGGGCTGTGGCTCGCGATCGCGCACCTACGTGTCCGTCGTATCGAAGAACGTTGGTATGCAGAGCATCCCGATGTGATCAGGCAAACGCCCAACAGCTGA
- a CDS encoding Nramp family divalent metal transporter, with protein MKKFFAVALGILTAIGGFLDIGDLVTNAVVGSRFGLALVWVVVAGVVGICLFAEMAGRVAAVSGRATFEIIRERLGPRTAAANLSASFLINLMTLTAEIGGVALALQLATDVGRMLWIPVAAVAVWLVIWRVKFSVMENTAGLAGLCLIVFAVAVFALQPNWGDLAHQAAQPVIPESESSATYWYYAIALFGAAMTPYEVFFFSSGAVEEHWKTKDLGVSRLNVLVGFPLGGILSVAIAACAALVLLPGQIEVTSLSQVVMPAVEAGGKLALAFAIVGIVAATFGAALETTLSSGYTLAQFFGWPWGKFRRPAEASRFHVVMFVSIVVGAAILFTGVDPIMVTEYSVVFSAIALPLTYLPILIVANDPEYMGDKTNGRLLNMFGSVYLVIIVTASLAAIPLMIVTGAGQ; from the coding sequence ATGAAGAAATTCTTCGCGGTGGCCCTGGGGATCCTGACTGCGATCGGCGGGTTCCTCGACATCGGAGACCTGGTGACCAATGCCGTGGTCGGTTCCCGGTTCGGCCTGGCGCTGGTCTGGGTGGTGGTGGCCGGCGTGGTAGGCATCTGCTTGTTCGCCGAGATGGCCGGCCGGGTGGCCGCGGTCAGCGGGCGTGCCACGTTCGAGATCATCCGGGAGCGGCTGGGTCCGCGCACTGCCGCAGCCAATCTGAGCGCCTCGTTCCTGATCAACCTGATGACGCTGACAGCTGAGATCGGCGGTGTGGCGCTGGCGCTGCAACTGGCCACCGATGTCGGACGCATGCTCTGGATCCCGGTGGCGGCCGTGGCGGTGTGGCTGGTGATCTGGCGGGTCAAATTCTCGGTCATGGAGAACACCGCCGGGCTGGCGGGTTTGTGTCTGATCGTATTCGCGGTCGCAGTGTTTGCCCTGCAACCGAATTGGGGCGATCTCGCCCATCAGGCGGCGCAGCCGGTGATTCCGGAGTCCGAGTCCTCGGCAACCTACTGGTACTACGCGATCGCACTGTTCGGCGCCGCGATGACCCCGTACGAGGTGTTCTTCTTCTCCTCCGGAGCAGTGGAAGAGCACTGGAAGACAAAGGATCTCGGGGTGTCACGCCTGAACGTCCTGGTCGGGTTCCCGCTCGGCGGCATCCTCTCGGTGGCCATCGCCGCCTGCGCAGCCCTGGTTCTACTACCCGGCCAGATCGAGGTGACATCGCTGTCACAGGTGGTGATGCCAGCGGTCGAGGCGGGCGGCAAACTGGCACTGGCCTTCGCCATCGTGGGCATCGTGGCCGCCACATTCGGTGCGGCCCTTGAGACGACGCTCTCCAGCGGCTACACGCTGGCGCAGTTCTTCGGATGGCCCTGGGGGAAGTTCCGCCGTCCCGCCGAGGCGTCCCGCTTCCACGTGGTGATGTTCGTGAGCATCGTCGTCGGGGCCGCCATCCTGTTCACCGGCGTCGACCCCATCATGGTCACCGAATACTCGGTGGTCTTTTCGGCGATCGCCCTGCCTCTGACCTACCTGCCCATTCTCATCGTTGCCAACGATCCGGAATACATGGGCGACAAGACGAACGGAAGGTTGCTGAACATGTTCGGCTCGGTATATCTGGTGATAATCGTGACCGCCTCGCTGGCCGCCATACCCCTGATGATCGTGACCGGAGCGGGCCAATGA
- a CDS encoding HemK2/MTQ2 family protein methyltransferase has translation MAVETIAVGAEDVYRPQHDSWLLIEALERSNTVPCRRVVDLCAGSGVVAVAAADLGASAVTALDISPCAVRSTQANSLAAQVTVDARLGSWTQALEHEPFDVVVCNPPYVPVAPDVDAASIPAAGPMASWNGGPDGRLVLDPLCRSAGALLARGGSLFLVQSEFADVRRSVQLLRETGLSADIYVTQRIPFGPVLHSQARWLRQIGRLTHARAEEELVVIRADKS, from the coding sequence ATGGCCGTCGAGACCATTGCCGTTGGCGCCGAGGATGTTTACCGGCCGCAGCACGATTCATGGCTGCTGATCGAAGCGCTGGAGCGCAGCAACACGGTCCCATGCCGCCGAGTTGTGGACCTGTGCGCCGGGAGCGGAGTTGTTGCCGTCGCCGCCGCGGATCTGGGCGCGAGTGCTGTGACGGCGCTGGACATTTCACCGTGCGCGGTTCGTAGCACGCAGGCCAACTCACTGGCTGCGCAGGTGACTGTCGATGCCAGGCTGGGCTCATGGACTCAGGCGCTGGAACACGAACCCTTCGATGTCGTGGTGTGCAATCCGCCCTACGTGCCGGTGGCGCCGGATGTCGACGCCGCGTCGATCCCTGCCGCAGGCCCCATGGCCTCCTGGAACGGTGGCCCGGACGGCAGGCTGGTACTCGACCCGCTGTGCCGCTCGGCGGGCGCCCTCCTGGCGCGGGGCGGCTCGCTGTTCCTGGTGCAGTCCGAGTTCGCCGATGTCCGGCGCTCGGTGCAGCTGCTTCGTGAGACCGGCCTCAGTGCGGACATCTATGTCACTCAACGGATTCCCTTCGGCCCGGTACTGCACTCGCAGGCTCGTTGGCTCCGGCAGATCGGGCGGTTGACACATGCCAGGGCGGAAGAGGAACTGGTGGTCATCCGGGCGGACAAATCATGA
- a CDS encoding iron-containing redox enzyme family protein: MTTLPAPSQPGLPYAHGPISRAVIERLGERPPHNHLEPVWVPLRDADPFGLDLQLALYVCYELHYQGFAGIDPAWEWNAGLLHLRAQLERIFLSAVHREVGAIAPGDTAEQEMARLSVEPADGFGPSYHLRDKGTWTQMREYFVHRSLYHLKEGDPHAWLIPRLGGQAKASFVAVEYDEYGAGSGARVHQHLFADLMREADLDDRYLGYLNTVPAESLALVNLMSLFGLHRRLRGAAAGHFAATEITSSPGSKRMVAALERLGAPEACVLFYREHVEADAVHEQVVRHDVVGDLVSREPELDTDVVFGIRAFTAMEDRLADHLMKCWLAERSSLCRPLA; encoded by the coding sequence ATGACGACGCTTCCAGCCCCTTCCCAGCCAGGTCTCCCATACGCCCATGGGCCGATCTCCCGTGCGGTGATCGAGCGTTTGGGCGAGCGTCCCCCGCACAACCATCTGGAACCGGTCTGGGTGCCGCTGCGCGACGCCGATCCGTTCGGGCTCGATCTGCAACTGGCCCTCTACGTCTGCTACGAACTCCACTACCAGGGTTTCGCCGGCATCGACCCCGCCTGGGAATGGAACGCGGGGCTACTCCATCTGCGCGCCCAACTGGAGCGGATCTTCCTGTCAGCGGTCCACCGCGAGGTCGGCGCCATCGCACCCGGGGATACCGCGGAGCAGGAAATGGCGCGACTGTCGGTTGAACCGGCCGATGGGTTCGGCCCGTCGTACCACCTGCGCGACAAGGGCACCTGGACCCAGATGCGCGAGTACTTCGTCCACCGGTCGCTGTATCACCTCAAGGAGGGCGATCCACACGCCTGGCTGATCCCGCGCCTGGGCGGCCAGGCGAAAGCATCGTTCGTGGCTGTCGAGTACGACGAGTACGGAGCGGGTTCGGGCGCCCGGGTTCACCAGCACCTGTTCGCCGATCTGATGAGAGAAGCCGACCTGGACGACCGCTACCTCGGCTACCTGAACACAGTCCCGGCCGAGAGCCTCGCACTGGTCAATCTGATGTCCCTGTTCGGCCTGCACCGGCGACTCCGGGGTGCCGCCGCGGGACATTTCGCGGCCACCGAGATCACCTCCTCACCCGGCTCGAAGCGCATGGTGGCGGCATTGGAGCGGCTGGGCGCTCCCGAGGCCTGTGTGCTGTTCTATCGCGAGCACGTCGAAGCCGACGCGGTGCACGAGCAGGTGGTGCGCCACGACGTGGTGGGCGATCTGGTCAGCCGCGAACCCGAGCTGGACACCGACGTGGTGTTCGGGATTCGGGCCTTCACGGCGATGGAGGACCGGTTGGCCGACCATCTGATGAAATGCTGGCTGGCCGAACGTAGTTCGCTATGCCGTCCGCTTGCCTGA
- the mbp1 gene encoding microaggregate-binding protein 1, translating to MTEKNSGPEEGIKGVVEDVKGKAKEAVGTVTGREDLVREGKAQQDKADAQQDAAKKEAEAESARAGAKAAEQREQANQRP from the coding sequence ATGACCGAGAAGAACTCAGGACCTGAAGAAGGCATCAAGGGCGTCGTCGAGGACGTCAAGGGCAAGGCGAAAGAAGCTGTCGGCACCGTGACCGGCCGCGAGGACCTCGTGCGCGAGGGCAAAGCCCAGCAGGACAAGGCCGACGCCCAGCAGGACGCGGCCAAGAAGGAGGCCGAAGCCGAATCGGCCCGGGCGGGAGCAAAGGCCGCCGAGCAACGTGAGCAGGCGAACCAGCGACCGTAG